The genomic interval TCATCGTACGTCGGCAGTCGATAGCCGTTGATCTTTAAGTTCGGCGTCCATGGATTATGATAAAAACCGTCCTCCTGTTTCTTGTCTCGTTCGGCATTGTAGGAGTAGACGGGCTGAAGCCCGTTCCGCTTGCTCAGCCAATTGCAAAACGAAACCGCGTGGCGAAGGTCGATGTTGCTGATCGGGTAACTGAGGTCGCCTTGGAGTTCCACAGGCATACGCCCCTCAGGAAGGTACTCAACACGATCGGTCTTGCCGTCGGCCAGGGGAGCGGGATCGTCGAGAAACTCTTTATACAGTCGTCGTGTCACAGGCTGCATCGCGAACCAAACATTGACGACGACTTTCCCAATATGAGGTTCATCTTGTGTTCGAGGAATCTCGTAGAAAGGGTATTCCCCGGCATCAATTTTGCGCATCGGAATGCTTTCAGGTCCGATTTTCCAATTGGCGTTGGCCGGCGGTTGCACCGCAATCGTTGAAACGTCGTCGCCCATGTGAGTGGCCAAGAATCGTCCCATCGAATGCATGCTTGCCTTGGGGTGATTGATGAGCGGTTCGTAATCCAGACCGATTTCTTCTGCTCGAAGTTGCTCCTTGCGAAACGATCCCAACACCACACCTGTGTGATAACGGATGTCATCATCATCGGTTTGCGTGAACAGAGTTGCCCAGGGTTTCGCACTGCCGTGAAATCGACTGACTTCGGTCAAGAAAGCACAGTCGATCTTTGCATCGTCCGTGCCTTGCAAATAGCTCTCGGCGACCGACGTATCTCCCAGTTCGACCAACAGTGCGGCGGCGCGAGCACTGGCAATAGACGACTTTGAGTCGCTCAACAGTTTCAACACAGCCGGTGCATCCGTCATGCGTTTTGCCGTTGCCGCGATGGGTTCAAAGTATTCCGTCGGCGCGGTTTCGATGCCGCTGGCGAGCTGGCTGAATGAAGTCAATTGCGATTGCAAATAGAGGTTTGCTCTCAGGGACGCTTCGGGATTGAGCGAGTTGCTCCAGGGCCGCAATGCATCGACCGCGTCAGAGCCAAATTTGTCCAAATCCGCCATGTGTTCTTTGATGTCTCCGGCGGGGCCATGGATCAACGCATCGATCTTGGATGCCAACTCAGATCGCCGAGACTCCGCGGACTCTTGCCTCGCATGGATCGCCTCACTTCGTTGATGCCATGCGACGATGGACATGCCCACAAAGGCCAGTAAAGCCAACGCGGTCATCGAGATGCGACCACTGTGGTGACGTGTCGCCGCTCGCAGAAAGCTTCTTTGGGTCGCGTTCTTCTTGGTCCCAAATGGCGACATCGCCACCAACGTCAGGTATTCAACGTAGCCCGGCATCGTTCCGCTGCCCGGTCGTGTTGCCCAAGACCGACTCAGCTCGTTCAAACGAACACCGACGCGACCCCGCAGTGTTTGTTTTTTGGTTCGATCAATCCACTGGCGAATGGGTTGGACGAGAAAATCGTGCGAGAGCCGATACTGTGTGTGGTTTGCCGTCTCGCCAACCCCGTCGACTTGTACACCTGAGCCATAGTCGTTTTGAACAACGCCAATGACGCAGACGTCTTCCCCGAGAATCCGCAAACAGTCTTCCAGCAGGTGTCCGTGACCCGATCCTGCCAGCAAGGCGGCCAATTCAGCTTTGGTTTTCGTGTTGGTCATTACCGAGTCGCCCTCGAGCGGCAGCAGTGCTTCCAGGATCGGCAGAACGGCCGGCGCAACGCGGCGATACTCGGGAGATCTGGAACCGGTGCCCGATGTCGGTGTGAACAATTCTTGGAAGAACAAGCTGCACGCGCCCGAGACGCCACCCGCCGCCTTCAGTCCACGCGGCGACCAGTCCTGCAGCCGCAACATTTGCGAGAACATCACCAAATGAACGCAGATCACCGAACCGCCCACACTGAGTTCGTCGATGGCTTGGGTGATGAATTGCGATTGCTTGGACGAGAGAGGTTCCGGGGACTTGGGCAGTGTTCCCGATTCACGACCGATCGCTTCCAAGATCCGGCTTGCATGATCACGATCCAACAGGTCCACCGAAGCGATATTGCGTCCTTCCTGGAGTGGGATCTCCAACCATTTCAAAAACTCGGTCGCCGCCATCCAGTAGTCGTCACGAATCACGACCAACGCACGAATGTGTTGTCCGTCGCACTGCCGCAGAGCTTCGGCAAAATCACGGCGTTCCTCCAACGTCGCCTCACGCGACCAAGCCTCAAACTGATCAAACACGATCAGTAACTTGCGGAACGGATGACTCGATTCGTCGCTTCGCAACCGCGTCAAAACGTCTCGCAGCGACGAACCTGTGTTCTTTTCGCTGGGAATCTGCGAGGCGATGATGCGAATGATGCGATCGGCCAAATCGCCCGGTCGGCATTCGACATAGGCGGTACAGACACCGGGACCCAGGTTGGGGATCAATCCGGCGCGGACGTACGAAGATTTTCCGGAGCCACTGGGGCCGTACAGCACGCCGACGGGATGTTCCTTGTCGGGCTGGTCACTGTGAACCCAGTGCCGCCAAAAGAGGATTGATTCGGGCAGCCCAGAATGATCGCGTGGGCCAGGGATCAGCTCCAAATAGGCGTCCGTATCGTCTTCCGTGTAAGGCTGCAAACCACGCGACCGCACGCTGATCTTGGAACTGCGGACGGAGCTCTCATTGCGACTGGAGAGATCCGACCCCGGATGCGACACACTTACCAAGGCTTGACCCATGTATGACTGTTGCCAACGGGTCAGATCATCAATCAGTGCTTGCGCCGAGTCGTACCGATCCGACATGCGTTTTTCCAAACAACGCAAAACAATTCGCTGCATCTCGGGATCGATGGCAGTGTTGAACTGTCGCGGCGGTGGCACTTCTTTTTTCAACGTCGCCAACAAGACGGCCTTGCCATCTGGACCCACAAATGGTCGCGTGTTGGTCAGCATCAAATACATCACGACGCCGAGCGCAAAGATATCGGCGCGGCCATCAATACGGTGTGATTCCCCGCGGATTTGTTCGGGTGACATGTACCCCGGAGTGCCGCCCAGTCGCCCGGCCATGTCATCGGGAAAATAGGCCACGGCCAACCCAAAATCCAACAGTTTAATGTTGCCATCATCGGTGACGAACAAATTGCTTGGCTTGATGTCGCTGTGGACAAGTTTCCGGTTGTGGGCGTGCTTGAGCGCCTCAGCGACCTGTAGCACGATTTGAGCGACCTCGCCGAGCGTCAAGTTCTTCTTTTTCAAATGGTCTGTCAGCGTGCAACCCGACAGACACTCCATCACAATCAACAGCTCACGCTTGGAGATTGTGATCAAGTCATAGATCGAAACGATCCCTGGGTGGCTCAGTGATGCGACCGCTTTGGCTTCATCACGCACACGACCAGCGACAAAGCTGATCAGACCCGACGACTGCTTGATCGCAACGGGTCGATTGAGCTCGATGTCGCGGGCGCGAAACACCCTGCCAAAACCACCCGCACCGATCTGTTCCTGTATCTCATATCGACCCTCGATACGCGTCCCGACTTCATAGGGCTCTCGACGAACCGAGACAGTATCATCGAGGTCGTCGAGACCAGACGATTCGGCGGCATACTCCTTGGTCGGTAATTGATCACCGTGCTTCTGAGTGAGTTCACCTGCTGTTAACGGCGAATCGCTGACGGGATCCACAATGGGTTCGTCACTGCTAATGCCGGCGCTATCGGTTACCTCACTGATCGCATCGACATCCTCGATCGGTGAGCCTGATGACTCAGACTCATGATTCACGACACTCGAACTCTCGTCCATCGGATCGTTCCCCTCGGGCAATCGGCTTTGTAGTCCTAGAGAGGTAAAGGTTAGCCGTTGTGTCGGTCGAAATCAATCATTCACGCGGCGAATCCGGCTTCCGCTGAGCTTTGCAATGAATTCTCCTTTTTCTACCTCAGGACGGTCTGCTTGCCGCGTATAAGGACTTGAATGGATCGCTTTTCAACGCAGAGCCTTTGATTCTTGTCGTCTATCAGCCTGTTGATTTAGTGAGCCGCGACGCGTGAGCGGCCGGGCCATACGCATTGCCCGAGGCCTTACGGCCAACGGCTCACCAGTACTTCAGCAACACCAAATAAATCAACAGGCTGCTATGCCTCCACCAGATGAACATTTATCCGATGAACATCTGGTCGACCGGTGGCGACAGCACAACGACCAATCCGCCATCGCTGAATTGGCTGAACGCTATTTGGAAAGGTTTTACGCGACCGCGCGGGCGATGACGCTTCGCTGCACGCAGGCCGAAGACGTTGCGCAGGAAACGATGCTCAAGATCGTTCGTTCGATCGGCTCGTTCGACTCCCGCAAGTCCTTCCGCACTTGGTCGTACACGATCTTGCTGAACACGGTTCGTTCCCACCAGCGACGCAGCAGTATTCGATCACAACGCACCGATGCTTCCGTCGATGTCGGACAGATCGCCATCCACCAGCACACCTTGGAAACACAACTCGTCGAGAATGAAACTCGTCAGAAAATCCAACAGGAGCTTGCAAACCTGTCTGATAAGCAACGCACCGCGATCGTGCTGACCTTGATGGACGGGCTCGCGGCGGCCGCGGTCGCTGAAATGGAGAACTGCAGCGTTGATGCCATCTATCAACGTGTCGCCGAAGCTCGAAAGACACTTCGCAATGCACCTTCGCTGAAACAATTTTGGCAAGACGACCGATGATCACCACAACAAACGATCGTAGATCGACCCCATCGGAGGAATCTCGATGACAACGCCTTCGGATGACCAGCAACTCGATCGCATGTTGCAAGACTTGCACGACGGTTTGCAATGCAACACACAACAACGAGACCGAATGCGACAGCGATTTCTTGAGTCACTGTCAGAGGATGTTTTGCCTGAGAATGTTCTACCTGACGACTCACTGCCCACAGAATCGTCGTCCACTGACATGATCCCACAAGTTGATCGCGGTGGACGCTGGTTACCGCTCATGGTGGTTCTGTCATTGGCTGCCGCCATTCTCGCCGCCGTATTCTTGATACCGTGGCAGAATGATTCCGACACCTCAACGGCGATGCATTCGACGGACCCCAGCACCAGTTCAACG from Stieleria varia carries:
- a CDS encoding serine/threonine-protein kinase; the encoded protein is MDESSSVVNHESESSGSPIEDVDAISEVTDSAGISSDEPIVDPVSDSPLTAGELTQKHGDQLPTKEYAAESSGLDDLDDTVSVRREPYEVGTRIEGRYEIQEQIGAGGFGRVFRARDIELNRPVAIKQSSGLISFVAGRVRDEAKAVASLSHPGIVSIYDLITISKRELLIVMECLSGCTLTDHLKKKNLTLGEVAQIVLQVAEALKHAHNRKLVHSDIKPSNLFVTDDGNIKLLDFGLAVAYFPDDMAGRLGGTPGYMSPEQIRGESHRIDGRADIFALGVVMYLMLTNTRPFVGPDGKAVLLATLKKEVPPPRQFNTAIDPEMQRIVLRCLEKRMSDRYDSAQALIDDLTRWQQSYMGQALVSVSHPGSDLSSRNESSVRSSKISVRSRGLQPYTEDDTDAYLELIPGPRDHSGLPESILFWRHWVHSDQPDKEHPVGVLYGPSGSGKSSYVRAGLIPNLGPGVCTAYVECRPGDLADRIIRIIASQIPSEKNTGSSLRDVLTRLRSDESSHPFRKLLIVFDQFEAWSREATLEERRDFAEALRQCDGQHIRALVVIRDDYWMAATEFLKWLEIPLQEGRNIASVDLLDRDHASRILEAIGRESGTLPKSPEPLSSKQSQFITQAIDELSVGGSVICVHLVMFSQMLRLQDWSPRGLKAAGGVSGACSLFFQELFTPTSGTGSRSPEYRRVAPAVLPILEALLPLEGDSVMTNTKTKAELAALLAGSGHGHLLEDCLRILGEDVCVIGVVQNDYGSGVQVDGVGETANHTQYRLSHDFLVQPIRQWIDRTKKQTLRGRVGVRLNELSRSWATRPGSGTMPGYVEYLTLVAMSPFGTKKNATQRSFLRAATRHHSGRISMTALALLAFVGMSIVAWHQRSEAIHARQESAESRRSELASKIDALIHGPAGDIKEHMADLDKFGSDAVDALRPWSNSLNPEASLRANLYLQSQLTSFSQLASGIETAPTEYFEPIAATAKRMTDAPAVLKLLSDSKSSIASARAAALLVELGDTSVAESYLQGTDDAKIDCAFLTEVSRFHGSAKPWATLFTQTDDDDIRYHTGVVLGSFRKEQLRAEEIGLDYEPLINHPKASMHSMGRFLATHMGDDVSTIAVQPPANANWKIGPESIPMRKIDAGEYPFYEIPRTQDEPHIGKVVVNVWFAMQPVTRRLYKEFLDDPAPLADGKTDRVEYLPEGRMPVELQGDLSYPISNIDLRHAVSFCNWLSKRNGLQPVYSYNAERDKKQEDGFYHNPWTPNLKINGYRLPTYDEFNVAVRSTYNDGIPWLHVLEIGRAGGDYEEYLGNAYPRRFDTLIPNRWGLFINDPICGSWLTGNVKGMFIRTNLHLNALPYHRYNPESALHRAPLESIYLVQNDSQ
- a CDS encoding RNA polymerase sigma factor — translated: MPPPDEHLSDEHLVDRWRQHNDQSAIAELAERYLERFYATARAMTLRCTQAEDVAQETMLKIVRSIGSFDSRKSFRTWSYTILLNTVRSHQRRSSIRSQRTDASVDVGQIAIHQHTLETQLVENETRQKIQQELANLSDKQRTAIVLTLMDGLAAAAVAEMENCSVDAIYQRVAEARKTLRNAPSLKQFWQDDR